Proteins encoded by one window of Flagellimonas lutaonensis:
- a CDS encoding maltokinase N-terminal cap-like domain-containing protein → MTKKKKDEVLQPPYQFDVVWEELIENEEFIKVFLSDVLEKYVVQQRWYGGKSSKLKYIELQEYFKIQQNEEVYYGLLLQVNFEEAFYQHYFLPIAFVSDESFAEKERILPICMKGQNGFIIDALNLEAFRKLVFERIMTAVPNDTTKVQYHKSAHFKDTEYKSSRFMGMEQSNTSIIINDNAVIKFFRRIYSDKNPDYEMSRFLSETKGYKNTPAYLGSSNVIDSDGAYITIALMQELVENQGDAWSYMTKQLNIIFHNLEYKRINVHDLPEVPMFARLGINDVPPQIIDWAGLHVFVMLQKLAQRTAEMHVALGSEFSDTAFHPTHYNGDYEVWLKNRLLYQFQNRLNIVENNLERLQGPSLELAKNFLERKNEIRKRFVNFDWTKFKGERIRIHGDYHLGQVLVKDDDFYLLDFEGEPESTIRDRKVKQPPLKDVAGMFRSFHYAIYATIFNNGDDYPHSKEELFKAGEILYRYFIAVFYDSYMKLIQENNLNIGYKQERTFILKYCMLEKAVYELGYEMNSRPDWAVIPLEGIMSIIDETN, encoded by the coding sequence ATGACAAAGAAGAAGAAAGATGAAGTGCTGCAGCCCCCTTACCAGTTTGATGTGGTTTGGGAAGAACTTATCGAAAACGAAGAGTTCATCAAGGTCTTTCTTTCCGACGTGCTTGAAAAATATGTGGTGCAGCAGCGTTGGTACGGGGGCAAGTCGAGCAAACTGAAGTATATTGAGCTTCAAGAATACTTCAAGATCCAACAAAACGAAGAGGTCTATTACGGTCTGTTGCTACAGGTCAATTTCGAAGAGGCCTTTTACCAGCATTATTTTTTGCCCATTGCGTTCGTTTCAGACGAGAGTTTTGCCGAAAAGGAGCGTATTCTGCCTATTTGCATGAAGGGCCAGAACGGTTTTATCATCGATGCCCTGAATCTCGAGGCCTTTAGAAAATTGGTATTTGAACGGATCATGACCGCGGTGCCGAACGATACCACAAAAGTGCAGTACCACAAAAGCGCCCACTTCAAGGATACGGAGTATAAATCTTCCCGTTTTATGGGGATGGAGCAGAGCAATACCTCTATCATTATCAATGACAATGCTGTCATCAAGTTTTTTCGGAGGATTTATTCCGATAAGAATCCCGATTACGAGATGAGCCGTTTTTTGTCCGAAACCAAGGGGTACAAAAACACACCTGCCTATTTGGGAAGCAGCAATGTCATCGACTCAGACGGGGCCTACATTACCATTGCCCTGATGCAAGAATTGGTAGAGAACCAGGGTGACGCCTGGAGCTATATGACCAAGCAGCTCAACATTATTTTCCATAATCTTGAGTACAAGCGCATCAACGTACATGATCTGCCTGAAGTGCCCATGTTCGCTCGTCTGGGCATAAACGATGTGCCTCCCCAGATTATAGATTGGGCGGGCTTGCACGTGTTTGTGATGTTGCAGAAATTGGCGCAGCGCACGGCAGAGATGCATGTGGCCCTGGGTTCTGAGTTCAGTGATACAGCCTTTCACCCGACCCATTACAACGGCGATTACGAGGTTTGGTTGAAAAACAGGCTGCTTTACCAGTTTCAGAACCGTTTGAACATAGTGGAGAACAACCTAGAGCGTCTACAGGGGCCATCGTTGGAATTGGCCAAGAATTTTCTTGAAAGAAAGAACGAAATAAGAAAGCGGTTCGTGAATTTCGATTGGACAAAATTCAAGGGTGAGCGTATACGCATACATGGTGATTACCATTTGGGCCAAGTGTTGGTAAAAGATGATGATTTTTATCTTTTGGATTTTGAGGGAGAGCCCGAGAGTACCATTCGCGACCGTAAGGTCAAACAGCCGCCGCTCAAAGATGTGGCCGGTATGTTCCGGTCGTTCCACTATGCCATTTACGCGACTATTTTCAACAATGGTGATGATTATCCCCATTCAAAAGAAGAACTATTTAAGGCAGGCGAGATACTGTATCGCTATTTCATTGCCGTGTTTTATGATAGTTACATGAAACTGATACAAGAGAACAACCTGAACATAGGGTATAAGCAAGAACGAACGTTTATCTTAAAATACTGTATGCTCGAAAAAGCGGTCTATGAGCTTGGCTACGAAATGAACTCACGACCAGATTGGGCCGTGATTCCGCTTGAGGGAATCATGAGCATCATTGACGAAACCAACTAA
- the lpdA gene encoding dihydrolipoyl dehydrogenase, translated as MSKFDVIVLGSGPGGYVTAIRASQLGFKTAIVEKENLGGVCLNWGCIPTKALLKSAQVFEYLKHAEDYGLSAKNVEHDFDAVVKRSRDVADGMSKGVQFLMKKNKIEVLSGFGKLLQGKKVIVKGEHGEPAEYSADHIIIATGARSRELPSLPQDGKKVIGYREAMTLKKQPKKMIVVGSGAIGIEFAYFYNAMGTEVTVVEYLPNIVPVEDEDVSKQLERSFKKAGIKIKTSAEVTKVDTSGDGVKATVKTSKGEEVLEADVVLSAVGIKTNIENIGLEEVGIAVDRDKILVNDYYQTNIPGYYAIGDVTPGQALAHVASAEGILCVEKIAGMHVEPLDYGNIPGCTYCMPEVASVGLTEKQAKEKGYDIKVGKFPFSASGKAKAAGTADGFVKVIFDAKYGEWLGCHMIGAGVTDMIAEAVVARKLETTGHEILKAVHPHPTMSEAVMEAVADAYGEVIHL; from the coding sequence ATGAGCAAATTTGACGTCATTGTTTTGGGAAGTGGTCCCGGAGGTTATGTAACCGCCATACGAGCCTCACAACTAGGATTTAAGACAGCCATAGTCGAGAAAGAAAACCTTGGAGGTGTATGTTTGAACTGGGGCTGCATTCCAACCAAAGCATTGCTCAAATCTGCTCAAGTATTTGAGTATCTCAAGCATGCTGAAGATTATGGTTTAAGTGCCAAAAATGTGGAGCATGATTTCGATGCGGTGGTCAAGCGAAGTCGAGATGTCGCCGATGGCATGAGCAAGGGGGTTCAATTTTTGATGAAAAAGAACAAAATCGAGGTTTTGAGCGGCTTTGGCAAATTACTTCAGGGCAAAAAAGTCATTGTAAAGGGTGAACATGGCGAACCTGCCGAATATTCGGCCGATCACATAATCATTGCCACTGGTGCCAGAAGCAGGGAACTGCCAAGTCTTCCGCAAGATGGTAAAAAGGTAATCGGTTACCGTGAGGCCATGACCCTAAAAAAGCAGCCCAAAAAGATGATTGTGGTGGGCAGTGGGGCCATCGGTATAGAATTTGCCTATTTCTACAACGCCATGGGCACTGAGGTAACCGTGGTCGAATATCTCCCAAATATTGTTCCTGTTGAAGATGAGGATGTATCCAAACAATTGGAACGGTCTTTCAAAAAGGCGGGCATCAAAATAAAGACCTCGGCAGAGGTCACCAAGGTTGACACCTCCGGTGATGGGGTAAAGGCCACCGTTAAAACCTCAAAAGGAGAAGAGGTTTTAGAGGCTGATGTCGTCTTGTCTGCCGTAGGCATCAAAACAAACATCGAAAATATCGGTCTGGAGGAAGTCGGTATCGCCGTTGACCGTGACAAAATTTTGGTGAACGATTATTATCAGACAAACATACCCGGATATTATGCAATTGGTGATGTTACCCCCGGACAGGCATTGGCGCATGTCGCTTCTGCAGAAGGTATTCTTTGTGTCGAAAAAATAGCCGGAATGCACGTTGAACCCTTGGATTACGGAAACATTCCCGGCTGTACCTATTGTATGCCCGAGGTGGCCTCGGTGGGCCTTACAGAGAAACAGGCCAAAGAAAAGGGATACGATATCAAAGTGGGCAAATTTCCATTTTCCGCAAGCGGAAAAGCCAAAGCCGCCGGCACTGCAGATGGTTTCGTCAAGGTCATTTTTGATGCCAAATACGGTGAATGGCTGGGCTGCCACATGATCGGGGCCGGTGTTACCGACATGATAGCCGAAGCGGTCGTGGCCCGTAAATTGGAGACCACCGGGCACGAAATATTAAAGGCCGTTCACCCCCACCCCACCATGAGTGAAGCGGTGATGGAGGCCGTGGCAGATGCGTATGGCGAGGTCATCCACTTGTAA
- a CDS encoding DUF1572 domain-containing protein translates to MNFSQHYLENAKFEFERYKKLGEGTFDQLSENQLHWRPSETDNSIAIIVKHLAGNMLSRWTNFLTEDGEKPWRHRDTEFEDPPQTKKELLLLWEKGWQCLFQALDSINESNFDTKVVIRGEEHSITQAINRQLGHYASHVGQIVLLGKVIRGEAWQSLSIPKGKSEAFNNNFFRKNKS, encoded by the coding sequence ATGAACTTTTCACAGCACTACCTCGAAAACGCAAAATTTGAGTTTGAACGCTACAAAAAATTGGGCGAGGGCACTTTTGACCAACTCTCTGAAAACCAATTGCACTGGAGACCCAGCGAAACTGACAATAGCATTGCAATCATTGTAAAGCACTTGGCGGGCAATATGCTTAGCCGTTGGACCAATTTTTTGACCGAAGATGGTGAGAAACCTTGGCGCCATCGCGATACTGAATTTGAAGACCCACCCCAAACCAAAAAAGAGCTGTTGCTTCTTTGGGAAAAAGGCTGGCAATGTCTGTTTCAAGCCTTGGACTCGATCAATGAATCAAATTTCGATACCAAGGTGGTAATACGGGGCGAAGAACATTCCATCACACAGGCCATCAATCGACAACTGGGGCATTATGCAAGCCATGTTGGGCAAATTGTACTATTGGGCAAAGTGATACGTGGAGAAGCATGGCAATCACTTTCCATCCCAAAAGGAAAATCGGAAGCTTTCAACAACAACTTCTTCAGGAAAAACAAATCTTAA
- the msrB gene encoding peptide-methionine (R)-S-oxide reductase MsrB, translated as MNAKYPVNKTEAEWKQELSPEEYRVLRQKGTEYPHTGKYNLYFENGDYHCRACNAKLFESEHKFESGCGWPSFDQAVEGAIEYIRDTSHGMVRTETVCANCGSHLGHVFDDGPKETTGQRYCINSVSIDFEAEQKE; from the coding sequence ATGAACGCCAAATATCCTGTAAACAAAACAGAGGCCGAGTGGAAACAAGAGCTCTCACCAGAAGAGTACCGGGTGCTACGACAAAAGGGTACCGAATATCCGCATACAGGCAAGTACAACCTTTATTTTGAGAACGGAGATTACCATTGCCGTGCCTGCAACGCCAAACTTTTTGAAAGCGAACACAAGTTTGAAAGTGGTTGCGGTTGGCCCTCGTTTGACCAAGCGGTAGAGGGTGCCATCGAATATATTCGCGACACCTCGCATGGCATGGTCCGCACCGAGACGGTCTGCGCCAACTGTGGCAGCCATTTGGGGCACGTTTTTGATGACGGCCCAAAAGAAACCACTGGCCAACGGTATTGTATCAATTCGGTAAGCATCGATTTTGAAGCTGAACAAAAAGAATGA
- the msrB gene encoding peptide-methionine (R)-S-oxide reductase MsrB — MLKKIALLVVVIFMGCIGRSQKDANTNADSESKVFAVTKTDAEWKAELTEMEYYVLRKAATENPFTSDLLDNNEKGTYVCAGCGTPLFKSETKFDSGTGWPSFYKEIEGNVAYDVDYKIGYARTEEHCATCGGHLGHVFDDGPPPTGKRHCINGAALNFVPDSK, encoded by the coding sequence ATGTTAAAAAAAATTGCTCTTTTGGTCGTTGTTATTTTCATGGGCTGTATAGGACGCTCACAAAAAGACGCCAACACCAATGCAGATTCTGAAAGCAAGGTATTTGCCGTTACCAAAACCGATGCCGAATGGAAGGCCGAGCTGACCGAAATGGAGTATTACGTGCTGCGCAAAGCGGCCACCGAAAACCCCTTTACCAGCGACCTGCTTGACAATAATGAAAAGGGCACCTATGTCTGTGCCGGCTGTGGCACCCCTTTGTTCAAAAGCGAGACCAAGTTTGATTCAGGTACGGGATGGCCGAGTTTTTACAAGGAAATTGAGGGCAATGTGGCCTATGATGTCGACTATAAAATCGGTTATGCCCGAACAGAAGAACATTGTGCCACCTGCGGCGGGCATCTCGGGCATGTGTTCGACGATGGCCCACCACCAACCGGTAAGCGGCATTGCATCAACGGGGCTGCTTTGAATTTTGTTCCCGATAGCAAATAA
- a CDS encoding alpha-1,4-glucan--maltose-1-phosphate maltosyltransferase, giving the protein MEKRQQRVVIENVSPQLHCGEYFIKRVVGEPVTVYADLIPDGHDVIQAELVFKHEKDKKWSEIRMQHQGQDVYFETFSVEKQGFYDYFVRGWVDYALNWQHGVEAKLKDGQHIKSELLDGVQYLTFLANKVPTKQKDTIKGWMTLFEDENRYDEAIEVANSKELHNLFMKYPQKILASESKRLKVYVDRKKANFSTWYEFFPRSSAPEPGKHGTFKDCERLLPRIAKMGFDTLYFPPIHPIGEKNRKGKNNTVTALEGDSGVPWAIGSKHGGHKSVHPELGTEQDFIDLVKKAKRQGIEIAMDIAFQAAPDHPYITEHPEWFRKRPDGTIQYAENPPKKYQDIVNFYYETKAYKALWDELLSIVQYWVDRGVSVFRVDNPHTKPYYFWHWLIAQIKKNHSDVLFLAEAFSRPKVMQQLAKQGFSQSYTYFTWRVGKHELTEYLVELTQTDMKEYYRPNFWPNTPDINPYHLQGANEAMHLIRYALAATLSGNIGIYGPVFEYMVTDPLPNKEEYKDCEKYEIRHWDWSHENKVTHLITKINQVRKDHGSLQQTNNIRFCHIENDYLIAFYKWNDAKTDETLMVISLDSHHTQQGHVQLPLHEMGVGAGHAVHLTDTITGNQYTWHDEWNFVELHTDIPFHIFHINK; this is encoded by the coding sequence ATGGAAAAAAGACAGCAAAGAGTCGTTATAGAAAATGTATCGCCACAGCTGCACTGCGGCGAATATTTCATCAAAAGGGTCGTAGGAGAACCTGTCACGGTATATGCCGACCTGATACCCGATGGGCATGATGTGATCCAGGCTGAGCTCGTGTTCAAACACGAGAAAGACAAAAAATGGTCTGAGATACGTATGCAACACCAGGGGCAAGACGTGTATTTCGAAACCTTTAGTGTCGAAAAACAGGGCTTTTACGACTATTTCGTGCGAGGATGGGTAGATTACGCCCTGAATTGGCAGCACGGGGTCGAGGCCAAGTTAAAAGACGGCCAGCACATCAAAAGTGAATTGTTGGATGGCGTGCAGTACCTCACATTTTTGGCCAACAAGGTCCCCACCAAACAAAAGGACACCATCAAGGGGTGGATGACGCTCTTCGAGGATGAAAATCGTTACGATGAGGCCATTGAAGTGGCCAACTCAAAAGAACTGCACAATCTTTTCATGAAATATCCTCAGAAGATTTTGGCCAGTGAGAGCAAAAGATTGAAGGTTTACGTAGATCGCAAAAAGGCGAATTTCAGTACTTGGTACGAGTTTTTTCCGCGCTCGTCGGCGCCCGAGCCGGGCAAGCATGGTACGTTCAAAGATTGTGAGCGCTTGTTGCCACGCATAGCAAAGATGGGGTTTGACACCCTGTATTTTCCTCCCATCCATCCAATAGGTGAAAAGAACCGTAAGGGAAAGAACAATACTGTAACGGCCCTAGAGGGTGATTCGGGCGTGCCTTGGGCCATTGGCTCAAAGCACGGCGGGCACAAGTCGGTACACCCAGAATTGGGCACCGAACAAGATTTTATCGATTTGGTCAAGAAAGCCAAGCGACAGGGTATTGAAATTGCAATGGATATTGCCTTTCAGGCTGCCCCTGACCACCCCTATATCACAGAACACCCTGAGTGGTTTAGAAAGCGGCCCGACGGTACCATACAGTATGCTGAAAATCCTCCAAAAAAATATCAGGATATTGTAAACTTTTATTACGAGACCAAAGCGTACAAGGCGCTTTGGGATGAATTGCTCAGCATTGTGCAGTACTGGGTCGATAGGGGTGTATCGGTTTTTAGGGTTGATAATCCGCATACCAAGCCTTACTATTTTTGGCATTGGCTGATCGCCCAAATAAAAAAGAACCACTCCGATGTGTTGTTCTTGGCCGAGGCCTTTTCGCGCCCCAAGGTCATGCAGCAATTGGCAAAGCAAGGGTTTTCGCAGTCGTATACCTACTTCACTTGGCGTGTGGGCAAGCATGAATTGACCGAATACCTGGTCGAGCTTACCCAAACCGACATGAAAGAATATTACCGGCCCAATTTTTGGCCGAATACGCCCGATATCAACCCTTATCACCTGCAAGGCGCCAATGAGGCCATGCACCTGATCAGATATGCACTGGCCGCTACCTTGAGTGGCAATATAGGCATATACGGGCCCGTGTTCGAATATATGGTCACCGACCCCCTGCCAAATAAGGAAGAGTACAAAGATTGTGAGAAATACGAAATCCGCCATTGGGATTGGTCGCACGAAAACAAGGTCACGCACCTGATCACCAAAATAAACCAAGTTCGAAAAGACCATGGATCACTGCAGCAGACGAACAACATCCGGTTCTGTCATATCGAAAATGACTATCTTATAGCCTTCTACAAGTGGAACGATGCCAAGACAGACGAGACCTTGATGGTCATCAGCCTTGATTCGCACCATACGCAACAGGGGCATGTTCAGCTTCCGCTGCACGAGATGGGGGTCGGCGCAGGGCATGCGGTACACTTGACCGATACCATTACCGGTAACCAATATACGTGGCATGATGAATGGAACTTTGTTGAATTGCATACAGACATTCCTTTTCATATATTCCATATAAACAAGTAG